The following are encoded in a window of Coleofasciculus sp. FACHB-1120 genomic DNA:
- a CDS encoding DUF3368 domain-containing protein codes for MATNEGIQTVCIDTVVRRRISRLSGLSLTDSIGILLRAKREGYLVSMQQAIERMRNRSIRLRETVVTFALEQAGESDISRTVVRLIFARPAPHYRKRVSTANHADSGQDSPQTSRTQNPPHRNRRH; via the coding sequence TTGGCAACGAATGAAGGTATCCAAACCGTCTGCATCGACACAGTTGTTCGTAGGCGGATTTCTAGATTAAGCGGTCTTTCTCTAACAGATTCCATCGGCATTTTGCTGCGTGCCAAGCGGGAAGGGTATCTAGTTTCAATGCAGCAAGCGATTGAACGCATGAGAAATAGAAGTATCCGACTGAGGGAAACGGTCGTCACTTTTGCTCTTGAGCAAGCTGGGGAAAGTGACATATCGCGAACAGTGGTTAGACTGATATTTGCTCGTCCTGCGCCACACTATAGGAAACGAGTATCAACAGCGAATCATGCAGACTCTGGACAAGACTCACCCCAAACTTCAAGAACTCAAAACCCGCCTCACCGAAATCGACGACATTAA
- a CDS encoding tetratricopeptide repeat protein — MGHTITLEAEFFFQQGLRQLQSAKYEAAIACLDNALKCEPNYPDALSQRGFALGNLGRHEEAIASFDNALLIQPDASWVWFNRGIALGKLCRYEQALNSFDRAIEFNPDASAAWHNRGITLIDWGLYEKAVASFDRTLKLRPDAYWAWYNRGNALAQLNHYEQAIHSYDRAIEFKPDSCNAWYNRGITLNDCGLYEKAISSFQRSLEINSEYHKAWFNQAIALGKLARYEEAIAACDKALELQSEYPTAWYNKACYYALLGNVEQTVHNLQQAIRLSPEKYLEMAKYDPDFDAVRDRDLFEAMLEAPRF; from the coding sequence ATGGGTCACACTATTACTCTCGAAGCAGAATTCTTTTTCCAGCAAGGACTACGCCAGCTTCAGTCGGCAAAATATGAAGCGGCGATCGCTTGTTTAGACAACGCCCTCAAGTGCGAACCCAATTACCCCGATGCCCTATCGCAGCGGGGTTTTGCCCTAGGAAATTTAGGTCGCCACGAAGAAGCGATCGCCAGTTTCGACAACGCCTTGTTAATTCAACCCGATGCTTCTTGGGTTTGGTTCAACCGGGGGATTGCGCTGGGGAAATTATGTCGCTACGAACAGGCGCTTAATAGCTTTGATCGCGCCATTGAATTTAACCCGGATGCTTCCGCTGCGTGGCACAACCGGGGCATTACCTTGATTGACTGGGGTTTATATGAAAAAGCGGTTGCCAGCTTTGACCGTACCCTGAAGCTGCGTCCAGACGCCTACTGGGCATGGTACAACCGAGGCAATGCTCTTGCCCAACTCAATCATTACGAACAGGCGATTCACAGCTATGACCGAGCGATTGAGTTTAAACCAGATTCCTGCAATGCTTGGTACAACCGGGGCATTACCCTAAATGACTGCGGTCTTTATGAGAAGGCAATTTCCAGTTTCCAGAGAAGTCTGGAAATTAATTCGGAATACCACAAAGCTTGGTTTAACCAGGCGATCGCGCTAGGGAAATTAGCTCGCTACGAAGAAGCGATCGCTGCTTGCGATAAGGCGTTAGAACTTCAGTCTGAATACCCCACCGCTTGGTATAACAAAGCTTGCTACTATGCTTTGCTGGGTAATGTCGAGCAGACAGTCCATAACTTGCAACAAGCGATTCGTCTGAGTCCGGAAAAATATCTGGAAATGGCGAAATACGACCCAGATTTTGACGCGGTTCGCGATCGGGATTTGTTTGAGGCGATGCTGGAAGCACCCAGGTTTTGA